One genomic region from Deltaproteobacteria bacterium encodes:
- a CDS encoding tyrosine recombinase XerC: MSEIARHIDGFGDYLRDQARFSPHSVKGYLTDVEGFRLYLEENGLDTGDGGDAALRAVNNRWVRGYLKTLYDTRKKSTIGRKLAALKGFFRYLLREGVIDRDPLVGFSNPKQEAPLVTFLSVDEAFRVLGCLPDEGILPARDRAIMEVLYSSGVRVSELVGLDWRDVDFSLGVLKVFGKGSKERIVPVGEVALKALRDYAEHQRERWERSARGEEPVFLNNLGGRITTRSVARIVEKYLRLAGIPVRMGPHGLRHTFATHLLNAGADLRSIQELLGHVSLSTTQRYTHVNLDQLTAVYDRAHPRA, encoded by the coding sequence ATGAGCGAGATCGCACGGCACATCGACGGGTTCGGCGACTACCTGCGGGACCAGGCGCGCTTTTCTCCGCACTCGGTCAAGGGCTATCTGACCGACGTGGAGGGTTTCCGCCTGTACCTGGAGGAGAACGGCCTGGACACCGGGGACGGTGGGGACGCCGCCCTGCGCGCGGTCAACAACCGCTGGGTCCGGGGCTACCTCAAGACCCTCTACGACACCCGCAAGAAGAGCACCATCGGACGCAAGCTCGCGGCCTTGAAGGGGTTTTTCCGCTATCTCCTGCGCGAGGGCGTGATCGACCGGGATCCGCTGGTGGGGTTCTCCAACCCCAAGCAGGAGGCGCCGCTGGTGACGTTCCTGTCCGTGGACGAGGCATTCCGGGTGTTGGGCTGCCTGCCCGACGAAGGGATCCTCCCGGCCCGTGACCGCGCCATCATGGAGGTGCTGTACTCCTCCGGCGTCCGGGTGAGCGAGCTGGTAGGGCTCGACTGGCGCGACGTGGACTTTTCCCTGGGCGTGCTCAAGGTCTTCGGCAAGGGGTCCAAGGAGCGCATCGTGCCGGTGGGCGAGGTGGCGCTGAAGGCGCTGCGCGACTACGCGGAACACCAGCGGGAGCGCTGGGAACGCAGCGCGCGCGGGGAGGAGCCGGTGTTCCTGAACAATCTCGGCGGCCGCATCACCACCCGCAGCGTCGCGCGCATCGTCGAGAAGTACCTGCGGCTCGCCGGCATCCCCGTGCGCATGGGCCCGCACGGCCTGCGCCACACCTTCGCCACACACCTCCTGAACGCGGGCGCCGACCTGCGCTCGATCCAGGAACTGCTGGGCCACGTGAGCCTCTCCACCACCCAGCGCTACACCCACGTCAACCTCGACCAGCTCACCGCCGTGTACGACCGCGCGCATCCCAGGGCGTGA